In Aulosira sp. FACHB-615, the DNA window GAAATGTCTCACCCGATAAACCATTGATGCAATCTGTGTTGAATTAAATAATTAAATCTGTGTGGTGCGTTGTCTTTTGCGACAACGCACCATATTTTTTATTGATTTTACGCCGTGTGCGACTTTCTCTCAAACCTAACCCCCAAACCCTTCCCTACCAGGGAAGGGGAGCAAGATTCAAAGCCTCTCTCCGTTTCGGGGAGAGGTTTGGAGAGGGGTTTCAAGAATAAGTCGCACATCGCGTGATTTTTTTAGATAACAGTCCAATTTTTCAAACCCGATTTTTTAGGCAAAATCTAGGAATGAGAAATCACTGCTATCCAACACAGGTTTATTGCTCAGAACCGCAAATTGTCCTCCAGTTCCTAATCCAGCAACTGCGCCATCAGCATTATAGAAAAGATTGCCGGTAGAAGTATTGTAAACAAGGAAAGCACTGCTACCTCCTGCCAGAGCGACTTCAGTCGCACTATCGGCAGTAATTGTGGCAAATTCACTGCTAATAATGCTATTACTCATGGTTAATGAATTAAATAAACTATGTGATAACAGGATGAGATCGCTGCCTTTTGTAAAGTCGGTTATGGTATCTATACCTAAATCACTAAAGTTAGCCACCCCACTAAAGCCGAAAAAGTCTACCCCTTCACCGCCTGTAAGTTGGTCGTTGCCTTGACCACCCAACAGGAAATCATTTCCTGTTCCCCCCGAAAGGATATCATTACCAGCATAACCAGTAAGGGTATTATTGCCACTATTCCCAGTGATACTGTTATTGAGAGCGTTTCCAGTGCCGTTGATGTTGGCTGTACCAGCTAACGTAAGATTTTCTAGATTATTTCCTAAGATGTAGTTAACGGTAGCTATAACCGTATCTGTGCCTTCGTTGAGATTTTCTGTAACTACATCACCAACATCATCAACGATGTAAATATCATCACCTAAACCGCCCAGCAATGTATCAACTCCCACACCTCCGTCAAGTGTGTCATTACCGGCATAACCAGTAAGGGTATTATTGCCACTATTGCCTATGAGAATGTTATCGGAAAAACTTCCTGTGCCGTTGATGTTAGCTGTACCTACTAAAGTAAGATTTTCTACGGTACTTCCCAAGGTATAACTAATGGAAGCTATAACTGTATCTATACCTTGATTCCTAATTTCTATGACTACATCCCCAACATTATCGACAACATAAGTGTCATTGCCAGCACCTCCTCTGAGGGTATCACTTCCGGCTTTTCCATCGAGAATGTTATTACCGCTACTACCTGTGATCTGGTTATTCAGGCTGTTTCCTGTTCCATTAATGTTACTGGCATTTGTTAACGTCAAGTTTTCCAGATGATCGCTTAAGGTGTAAGAAATAGAGGAGTAAACTATATCTGTACCTTCGTTGAGGTTTTCATAAATTTGATCTCCAACGTCGTCAACATAATAGCTATCATCCCCCAATCCCCCGATCATGGTATCGTTACCCAGCCCACCATCAAGGATATCATTGCCAGTATCCCCCGTTAGACTATCATTGCCACCGTTTCCATAGAGACTGTCATCGCCTGCACCTCCTTGAAAAGTATCATTACTGTTATCACCAGCAAGAAAATCTTTGTAGGGCGTTCCCACAATATTCAGTCCCTCGAAGTTGAGGTAGTAAAAGAAAAGATGACTACCTCCACTATAAAGAGGATAAATATAAGTAGAAATACTGCCAATACCTAGATTATTAACACCAATTGTAGAACCAGTTGCTGTGCTATAGTCTGCGTATAAAATATCGATTCCCGCACCACCATCAATAGTACCGCCAAAGATATAATTTGTGACATTGAAGATATCATTGCCACTGCCTGTATAAATTTGACTGATTCGCTCTAAATCTTTAACAGTGGTATTAATGTCTCCAGTTAAGTTGACACTGGTAGCGGTCAAGTTTAATGTCCAATTGTTGGTTGTATTCTGTAAATACAGAATGAGATTATCTAGACCTTCTCCCCCATCTAGGCTATCTCCTATACCACCTTTTAGGGTGTCATTTCCTCCACCCCCTTGTAAGAAATCACTTCCTCCCGCACCATCTAAATCATCGTTTCCTTCACCCCCTTGTAAAATATCACTTCCATCACCAGCACCACCGTACAAAACATCATTGCCTGCACCGCCAATTATTAAATCACTTCCTTCTCCACCACCGACAACATCGTTTCCACCTCCACCATCAAGGGTGTCATTCCCACCAAGCCCTTCAATGTAATCATCTCCAGCCGTTCCTATAATGATGTTAGGCTCTTCATTTCCTACTAAACTTGCCATTTCTACAGCAATGCTTACCCCATTCAGGCTAATGACTGCTTGATCATTTTCTGCCTTCAACTGCTTTAACTCTGTCTCTGACAGACTCTCCTCCATCACCAATGCTGAGAAGATGCGTCCTTCATCTCCATCACTATCATTGCTACCATTTAAAACCCTGTCTATATAATGGCCATATTCCTCTAAAATCAACCCAGCTAACCATTGAATATTGCTGATTTGCTGTAAATACTCATAAGCTAGATAAATGATGCCTGTTTCTGCACTGTAAGCACCAATCGCTCCATTTAGTTCAGATTGATAGTGAATTTCTAAAAGTGGAAATCCACGAAAGTCACCATTTATCCAGCTTGTCTTTAAGCTATCAGTTTCAGAGTTGGGGTGAAAAGCTAATGCAATTTTAGAGGCAAATTCAGTGTCATTAGCAAAGCTTTGTAATCTAGATTGACTTAATGAAATTGCCATCTGTAAGACGGTCAAAAGTGATGTTTCAAGTTCTAGGGAATTGGCGGTCAAAGATAAAATCGCAGTCATAAAGTCTCAAAAATCAAGAATGTAAATCTCACTCTTTCTTCTTAACAAGGGAATTGATAAAATTTATGCGCCTTATCTCTCCTTTCCTTTTTGTCTTATGTCCAGCATGATGATCAAAAACCTATACTACTCCCAACTCCCAGGTTACTGAGCGCAGCCGAAGTACACTCCCCATATTTCTTAATCCCTCGAACTCACGTAATATTTAAGTTGTAGCTGACCATCTAGAGGTTTAACGTGGATACCATTGCTATACCTGCTCTCGATCGCCCAGTGGATGCCACGGTA includes these proteins:
- a CDS encoding calcium-binding protein, with translation MTAILSLTANSLELETSLLTVLQMAISLSQSRLQSFANDTEFASKIALAFHPNSETDSLKTSWINGDFRGFPLLEIHYQSELNGAIGAYSAETGIIYLAYEYLQQISNIQWLAGLILEEYGHYIDRVLNGSNDSDGDEGRIFSALVMEESLSETELKQLKAENDQAVISLNGVSIAVEMASLVGNEEPNIIIGTAGDDYIEGLGGNDTLDGGGGNDVVGGGEGSDLIIGGAGNDVLYGGAGDGSDILQGGEGNDDLDGAGGSDFLQGGGGNDTLKGGIGDSLDGGEGLDNLILYLQNTTNNWTLNLTATSVNLTGDINTTVKDLERISQIYTGSGNDIFNVTNYIFGGTIDGGAGIDILYADYSTATGSTIGVNNLGIGSISTYIYPLYSGGSHLFFYYLNFEGLNIVGTPYKDFLAGDNSNDTFQGGAGDDSLYGNGGNDSLTGDTGNDILDGGLGNDTMIGGLGDDSYYVDDVGDQIYENLNEGTDIVYSSISYTLSDHLENLTLTNASNINGTGNSLNNQITGSSGNNILDGKAGSDTLRGGAGNDTYVVDNVGDVVIEIRNQGIDTVIASISYTLGSTVENLTLVGTANINGTGSFSDNILIGNSGNNTLTGYAGNDTLDGGVGVDTLLGGLGDDIYIVDDVGDVVTENLNEGTDTVIATVNYILGNNLENLTLAGTANINGTGNALNNSITGNSGNNTLTGYAGNDILSGGTGNDFLLGGQGNDQLTGGEGVDFFGFSGVANFSDLGIDTITDFTKGSDLILLSHSLFNSLTMSNSIISSEFATITADSATEVALAGGSSAFLVYNTSTGNLFYNADGAVAGLGTGGQFAVLSNKPVLDSSDFSFLDFA